One genomic region from Lineus longissimus chromosome 6, tnLinLong1.2, whole genome shotgun sequence encodes:
- the LOC135489457 gene encoding uncharacterized protein LOC135489457, producing MKILGSKSPFGVHDRAYDDSRMLDPLQIETADCNEKSKMPKSPPRQDIDWYYNTRVAIIVGVSQIICGLLCILLGSAAVAVNASHSKIAAGIWGGLIIVAAGCLAIWSSRAKTHKSVLICFVTSFLAGLSSCLIFIVAGFGISDDLKHVNDTSYFFYFERSSGGSTGFPVLRYNQQIIRASIAVHGLIITVAMFELVASTVQAVLCKYNQWCNRKDSAGRPCRGELAVIYETEDNKPLKSKAPHFISREQTRDITYYHVDESSQFQDYPRPYSDEPEYSDSKIDYSSSSELSATHGRTRRCDRSSVFTEPDMEPVGTRAMNRHQEALLRNSLAQQ from the coding sequence GTCCAAATCCCCATTTGGCGTCCATGACCGCGCATATGATGACTCGAGGATGTTAGATCCCCTACAGATAGAGACAGCAGATTGCAACGAAAAATCCAAGATGCCGAAATCGCCGCCAAGACAAGACATTGACTGGTACTACAATACCAGAGTCGCTATCATCGTCGGCGTCTCCCAAATCATCTGCGGATTACTGTGTATTCTTCTAGGAAGTGCTGCGGTCGCCGTGAACGCATCACATTCGAAAATCGCTGCAGGAATTTGGGGTGGATTGATCATAGTCGCAGCCGGATGTTTAGCAATCTGGTCATCACGTGCCAAAACGCACAAATCAGTTCTTATCTGCTTCGTGACGTCTTTTTTGGCGGGGTTGTCATCGTGCTTGATTTTCATTGTGGCAGGCTTTGGAATATCAGACGATCTTAAACATGTAAATGACACTTCTTATTTCTTCTACTTTGAGCGTTCATCTGGAGGCAGCACAGGATTCCCCGTCTTGAGATACAACCAGCAGATCATCCGGGCTTCCATTGCCGTACACGGACTCATAATAACGGTCGCCATGTTTGAATTGGTCGCCTCAACTGTGCAGGCAGTGCTCTGCAAGTATAATCAGTGGTGCAATCGCAAAGACAGCGCTGGCAGACCTTGCCGAGGAGAGTTGGCCGTCATTTATGAAACTGAAGACAATAAGCCCCTCAAATCAAAAGCGCCACATTTCATCTCGCGAGAGCAAACACGTGACATAACGTATTACCATGTGGACGAATCTTCTCAGTTTCAGGATTATCCAAGACCTTACTCGGATGAGCCCGAGTACAGTGATTCGAAGATTGACTATTCAAGTTCCTCTGAGTTATCTGCTACGCATGGCCGGACCAGGAGATGTGACCGTAGTTCCGTTTTCACGGAACCGGATATGGAACCTGTAGGTACACGTGCAATGAACCGCCATCAGGAGGCGTTACTCCGAAATTCATTGGCGCAGCAATAA